One genomic segment of Hymenobacter psoromatis includes these proteins:
- a CDS encoding SgcJ/EcaC family oxidoreductase, whose amino-acid sequence MKTLLLSMFVSLGGGQLAAAQTGPAPLPAADKEAIVAPLQHFQKNLNDHKFAEMVDYTTPDITSITIVGMLWQGEPAVQKGHQVIFDSRYKNTTFPPLDMEALSFQPIAPEVVLVVWVSKPLPPGAPPHPQTASTTTLVKRQGRWLITAFQNMLVDPQAAADNPIR is encoded by the coding sequence ATGAAAACGCTCTTACTAAGTATGTTCGTCAGCCTGGGCGGTGGCCAGCTGGCCGCCGCCCAGACCGGCCCCGCCCCGCTACCAGCGGCCGATAAAGAGGCCATTGTGGCCCCGCTCCAGCACTTTCAGAAAAACCTGAACGACCATAAATTCGCAGAAATGGTGGACTATACTACGCCCGATATAACGTCGATAACTATCGTGGGAATGCTCTGGCAGGGCGAACCGGCCGTGCAAAAAGGCCACCAGGTGATATTCGATAGCCGGTATAAGAACACGACCTTTCCGCCCCTCGATATGGAGGCGCTCTCGTTCCAGCCCATCGCGCCTGAGGTGGTGCTGGTGGTGTGGGTTAGCAAGCCCCTACCCCCTGGCGCGCCGCCCCACCCCCAAACTGCCAGCACCACGACGCTAGTGAAGCGCCAGGGCCGCTGGCTCATCACCGCCTTTCAAAATATGCTGGTAGACCCCCAGGCTGCCGCCGATAATCCCATCCGCTAG
- a CDS encoding aldo/keto reductase → MATLRELGHSGLHIAPLVLGGNVFGWTADEKTSFAVLDAFVAGGGNAIDTADVYSAWAPGHAGGGQSETVIGKWLKQRGRRDDVLIFSKVGMELGPDKKGLAKAYIKRAVEDSLKRLQTEYIDLYQSHKDDESLPVTEPLEAYAELLKEGKIRAIGASNFSPQRLQAALDAGGRDGLPRYESLQPEYNLYEHETFEKDDLPLVQASGIGVIPYFGLASGFLTGKYRSAADLKKSQRGDGIGKKYLNDKGFRILKALDTVAARHGVSQAQVALAWLMQAPGITAPIASATSVPQVQELLKALDVQLSADDVRELQASPPVVG, encoded by the coding sequence ATGGCAACCCTTCGTGAACTCGGCCACTCCGGCCTACATATTGCACCGCTCGTGCTGGGCGGCAACGTCTTTGGCTGGACAGCCGACGAAAAAACCTCCTTCGCCGTGCTCGATGCCTTCGTGGCGGGCGGCGGCAATGCCATTGATACCGCTGACGTGTACTCGGCCTGGGCCCCCGGCCACGCGGGCGGCGGGCAGTCCGAAACCGTCATCGGCAAGTGGCTGAAGCAGCGCGGCCGGCGCGACGACGTGCTCATTTTCAGTAAAGTGGGCATGGAGCTGGGCCCCGATAAAAAGGGCTTGGCCAAAGCCTACATCAAGCGCGCCGTGGAAGACTCATTGAAGCGCCTGCAAACCGAGTACATCGACCTCTACCAGAGCCACAAAGATGACGAGAGCCTACCCGTGACCGAGCCGCTGGAAGCCTACGCCGAGCTGCTGAAGGAGGGGAAAATCCGGGCCATCGGGGCCAGCAACTTTTCACCCCAGCGCCTGCAAGCCGCCCTCGACGCCGGGGGTAGGGACGGCCTGCCGCGCTACGAAAGCCTGCAGCCCGAGTATAATCTCTACGAGCATGAGACGTTTGAAAAGGACGACCTGCCGCTGGTGCAGGCCAGCGGCATCGGCGTGATTCCGTACTTCGGGCTGGCCTCAGGCTTTCTCACCGGCAAATACCGCTCGGCGGCCGACCTTAAAAAGAGCCAGCGCGGCGACGGCATTGGCAAGAAGTATTTGAACGACAAGGGCTTTCGCATTTTGAAAGCCCTGGACACGGTGGCCGCCCGCCACGGCGTGAGCCAAGCGCAGGTAGCGCTGGCCTGGCTCATGCAGGCACCCGGCATCACGGCCCCCATCGCCAGCGCCACCAGCGTGCCGCAGGTGCAGGAGTTGCTGAAGGCGCTGGACGTGCAGTTGTCGGCCGACGACGTGCGGGAACTGCAAGCCAGCCCGCCGGTAGTGGGGTAG
- a CDS encoding MarR family winged helix-turn-helix transcriptional regulator — protein sequence MTNQPDPQHLAAELQMVVSRLIKKLRTHSPTAGRLSLTERAVVKQLAQHGSLLPSELAAREKVTTQSMSQILSRLDALGYLTRQPEATDRRKVRIGLTTAGQAIIPAVRREASDWLGRALQATCSAPEQATLAEAVRVLARIVEVD from the coding sequence ATGACTAACCAACCCGACCCTCAGCACCTGGCCGCCGAGCTGCAAATGGTCGTGTCGCGGCTGATTAAAAAGCTGCGCACGCACTCGCCCACGGCCGGCCGGCTCTCGCTCACCGAGCGGGCGGTCGTCAAGCAGCTGGCCCAGCACGGGTCGCTGCTGCCCAGCGAACTGGCCGCCCGCGAAAAGGTGACCACCCAATCTATGTCGCAGATACTGAGCCGCCTCGATGCGCTGGGCTACCTCACGCGGCAGCCCGAGGCCACCGACCGGCGCAAGGTGCGCATCGGTCTCACGACCGCCGGCCAGGCTATTATCCCGGCCGTGCGCCGGGAAGCCAGCGACTGGCTGGGCCGCGCGCTGCAAGCCACCTGCTCGGCCCCGGAGCAGGCCACCCTGGCGGAGGCCGTGCGGGTGCTGGCCCGAATAGTTGAAGTAGACTGA
- a CDS encoding MFS transporter yields MNSDAFRALRNRNFRLFFAGQSVSLLGTWMQKTAVSWVVYAQTHSKFMLGVSVFATLFPSALFSLLGGVVTDRYARYRVLLATQVLSLVQAALLALAVFFDKQDAVWEIIGLSAVLGIINAFDVPARQSLVYELMADKQDLPNAVALNSTMMNLSKLLGPAVAGFAIERLGAAACFGLNALSFVAVIGSLLALRLPAFVPKPRPQALRDELADGLRYVRDTPAIRFILLSIGLMALLVLPFTTLMPVFAKDVFHGTAATFGLLDGAMGLGGFAAALYLTSLPPGADLNRVMTTNAFVLGVGLLLFAYTPYYWLALAFLVGSSFGMMVQTTLNVTLLQTTVQPAMRGRVISLYVLMYTGALPLGSLVVGTVSQRVGVRATVLAEGVLALLIGLLYLRNLRQTRAAAPAAPTPLLASQAVEATQAVRA; encoded by the coding sequence ATGAATTCCGACGCTTTTCGCGCGCTGCGCAACCGTAACTTTCGCTTGTTCTTTGCCGGGCAGTCCGTATCCTTGCTGGGCACCTGGATGCAGAAAACGGCGGTGAGCTGGGTAGTGTATGCCCAGACGCATTCCAAGTTTATGCTCGGCGTGAGCGTGTTTGCCACGCTCTTTCCGTCGGCGCTTTTTTCGCTGCTCGGGGGCGTCGTGACCGACCGCTACGCCCGTTACCGGGTGCTGCTGGCCACGCAGGTGCTCTCGCTGGTGCAGGCGGCGCTGCTGGCGCTAGCCGTGTTTTTTGACAAGCAGGATGCGGTGTGGGAAATCATTGGCCTGAGCGCGGTGCTGGGCATTATCAACGCCTTCGACGTGCCCGCCCGGCAGTCATTGGTGTATGAGCTGATGGCTGATAAGCAGGACCTGCCCAACGCGGTGGCCCTCAACTCGACCATGATGAACCTGAGCAAGCTGCTGGGGCCAGCGGTGGCGGGCTTCGCCATCGAGCGGCTGGGGGCGGCGGCCTGCTTCGGGCTGAACGCGCTCAGCTTCGTGGCCGTCATTGGGTCGCTGCTGGCGCTGCGGCTGCCGGCCTTCGTGCCCAAGCCGCGCCCGCAGGCCCTGCGCGACGAGCTGGCCGACGGCCTGCGCTACGTGCGCGACACGCCGGCCATTCGGTTTATTCTGCTCTCTATCGGGCTGATGGCCTTGCTGGTGCTGCCCTTCACCACGCTCATGCCGGTGTTTGCGAAGGATGTTTTTCACGGCACGGCCGCCACCTTCGGCCTGCTCGACGGGGCGATGGGGCTGGGCGGCTTCGCGGCGGCGCTCTACCTCACGTCCCTACCCCCCGGTGCCGACCTCAACCGGGTGATGACCACTAACGCCTTCGTGCTGGGGGTAGGGCTGCTGCTGTTTGCCTACACGCCCTATTACTGGCTGGCGCTGGCTTTCCTGGTGGGAAGCTCGTTCGGGATGATGGTGCAGACCACGCTCAACGTGACGCTGCTGCAAACCACCGTGCAGCCGGCCATGCGCGGGCGCGTCATCAGCCTCTACGTGCTCATGTACACGGGCGCGCTGCCGCTGGGCAGCCTGGTAGTGGGGACGGTGTCGCAGCGCGTGGGCGTGCGCGCCACCGTGCTGGCCGAGGGCGTATTGGCGCTGCTCATCGGGCTGTTGTATTTGCGCAACCTGCGCCAGACCCGCGCCGCCGCGCCGGCGGCCCCTACCCCATTGCTGGCCAGTCAAGCCGTGGAGGCTACCCAGGCCGTTCGGGCTTGA
- a CDS encoding isochorismatase family protein, which yields MVTALDKNTALVLIDLQRAIVQMPVVDPISGVLTNAGQLLAAFRRAGLPVVLVTVDPANRPDLRNDAQRPSRTVFPPEALALTPEIEPVPDDIRITKHSWGAFYDTGLEEALRQRGVTGIVLAGVSTSIGVESTARAANERGYNLTFAQDAMTDMVASAQENSLRVIFPRIGEVDTTANIIRVLEGGRG from the coding sequence ATGGTAACCGCCCTCGATAAAAATACCGCCCTCGTGCTGATTGACTTGCAGCGGGCGATAGTCCAAATGCCCGTCGTTGACCCCATTAGCGGCGTGCTGACCAATGCCGGCCAACTGCTGGCCGCGTTTCGGCGGGCGGGCCTGCCCGTGGTGCTCGTCACCGTGGACCCCGCCAACCGGCCCGACCTGCGCAACGACGCCCAGCGGCCCTCGCGCACCGTTTTTCCGCCCGAAGCGCTGGCGCTGACTCCCGAAATCGAGCCCGTGCCTGACGATATTCGCATTACCAAGCACAGCTGGGGCGCTTTTTATGACACGGGACTAGAGGAGGCGCTGCGGCAGCGCGGCGTGACGGGCATCGTGCTGGCGGGCGTGTCTACCAGCATCGGGGTCGAAAGCACCGCCCGCGCCGCCAATGAGCGCGGCTACAACCTCACCTTCGCCCAGGATGCCATGACGGATATGGTAGCCAGCGCCCAGGAAAACAGCCTGCGGGTTATCTTCCCCCGCATCGGGGAAGTGGACACGACCGCCAACATCATCCGGGTATTAGAGGGGGGTAGGGGGTAG
- a CDS encoding VOC family protein, with the protein MASSDSLRLLGVHHLAIICADYPASKQFYTEVLGLAVIREVYRAARDSYKLDLAVNGQYVIELFSFPTPPPRPSQPEATGLRHLAFAVADLAAARQHLAAHGVACEPVRTDEFTGRRFTFFQDPDGLPLELYEG; encoded by the coding sequence ATGGCTTCTTCCGATTCGCTGCGCCTGCTGGGCGTGCACCACCTCGCCATCATCTGCGCTGACTACCCTGCTTCCAAGCAGTTTTACACCGAAGTGCTGGGCCTGGCGGTCATCCGCGAAGTGTACCGCGCCGCGCGCGATTCCTACAAGCTGGATTTGGCCGTGAACGGGCAGTACGTCATCGAACTGTTTTCTTTCCCTACCCCCCCGCCGCGCCCCAGCCAGCCCGAGGCCACGGGCCTGCGCCACCTGGCCTTCGCGGTGGCCGACCTGGCAGCCGCCCGCCAGCACTTGGCGGCGCACGGCGTGGCCTGCGAGCCCGTGCGCACGGATGAGTTCACGGGCCGGCGCTTCACGTTTTTTCAGGACCCCGACGGGCTACCGCTGGAGCTTTACGAAGGCTGA
- a CDS encoding M1 family metallopeptidase: MKRNSFTKLLAGAALLLSAAAAQAQPNLPLIVPPANMPPFDAKVLFQPDYLDQTAPATRTGGGKPGATYWQNAADYQIAARLDEKAARVTATVNITYTNNSPDELPFVWLQLDQNLFRADSRGAAVTPPAGGRFGNAARGFQGGDSLQTVQIELHGKKMQATYRVNDTRMQIILPEPMRPKGDKLKINIDYGFNIPEYGADRLGRLKTPNGEIFEVAQWYPRMEVYDDISGWNTLPYMSAEFYLDYGNFDYTLNVPANYLVGGSGELVNPQEVLTATEQRRLVQAAGSDKTVLVRTPAEVTQPGSRPAGRGGRLTWHFRCQQARDVAWAASSAFVWDAAKMNLPSGRRALAQSLYPVEAAQDTAWSRSTEYVKKSIEYNSKQWYEFTYPVATNVAGVVGGMEYPGIVFCGAKATKGSLWGVTDHEFGHNWFPMIVGSNERKYPWMDEGFNTFINILSSQNFNNGEYKAQGDVAARLAPYTIFQMQLPTMDVPYTVPDVTQARNLGFAAYSKTGYGLYLLRQEILGPERFDYAFRSYIRRWAFKHPQPRDFFRTMNEVAGEDLTWFYHEWFFENWLLDQAVQSVAYVGQDPTKGALITIENKGQAAMPVTAEITETGGKKTTVHLPVEIWQRGGTWTFRANTTTPLTQVVLNPTNILPDVNKGNNTWRPARVAE; encoded by the coding sequence ATGAAAAGAAATTCATTTACCAAGCTGCTGGCTGGCGCGGCGCTGCTGCTCAGCGCGGCGGCCGCCCAGGCCCAACCCAACCTGCCGCTCATCGTGCCGCCGGCCAATATGCCGCCTTTTGATGCCAAGGTGCTGTTTCAGCCCGATTACCTGGACCAGACCGCGCCTGCGACCCGCACCGGCGGCGGTAAGCCGGGCGCTACCTACTGGCAGAACGCGGCCGATTACCAGATTGCCGCCCGCCTTGATGAGAAAGCGGCGCGGGTAACGGCGACCGTTAACATTACTTACACCAATAATAGCCCTGACGAGCTGCCCTTCGTATGGCTCCAGCTCGACCAGAACCTGTTTCGGGCCGACTCGCGGGGGGCGGCCGTGACGCCGCCGGCGGGCGGGCGCTTCGGCAACGCGGCGCGGGGCTTTCAGGGCGGCGATTCGCTCCAGACGGTGCAGATTGAGCTGCACGGCAAGAAAATGCAGGCTACTTACCGCGTGAACGATACGCGGATGCAGATTATCCTGCCCGAGCCGATGCGGCCCAAGGGCGATAAGCTCAAAATAAATATTGACTACGGCTTCAACATCCCGGAGTATGGGGCCGACCGCCTGGGCCGCCTCAAAACTCCGAACGGGGAGATATTTGAGGTGGCGCAGTGGTACCCGCGCATGGAGGTCTACGATGATATTTCGGGCTGGAACACGCTGCCGTATATGTCGGCCGAGTTTTACCTCGATTACGGCAACTTCGATTACACCCTCAACGTGCCGGCCAACTACCTGGTGGGCGGCTCGGGCGAGCTGGTGAACCCCCAGGAAGTGCTCACCGCTACTGAGCAGCGCCGGCTGGTGCAGGCCGCGGGCTCGGATAAAACCGTGCTCGTGCGCACGCCCGCCGAAGTCACGCAGCCCGGCTCGCGCCCGGCCGGCCGGGGCGGCCGCCTCACCTGGCACTTCCGCTGCCAGCAGGCCCGCGACGTGGCCTGGGCGGCTTCCTCGGCATTCGTGTGGGACGCGGCCAAGATGAACCTGCCCAGCGGCCGCCGGGCGCTGGCGCAGTCGCTCTACCCCGTGGAGGCCGCGCAGGATACGGCCTGGAGCCGCTCGACGGAGTACGTGAAGAAGAGCATCGAATACAACTCGAAGCAGTGGTATGAGTTCACCTACCCCGTGGCCACCAACGTGGCCGGCGTGGTGGGCGGTATGGAGTATCCGGGCATCGTATTTTGCGGCGCGAAGGCCACCAAGGGCAGCCTCTGGGGCGTCACGGACCACGAGTTCGGCCACAACTGGTTTCCGATGATTGTGGGCTCCAATGAGCGCAAGTACCCGTGGATGGACGAGGGCTTTAACACGTTTATCAACATTCTGAGCAGCCAGAATTTCAACAACGGCGAGTACAAAGCGCAGGGCGACGTGGCGGCCCGCCTCGCGCCCTACACCATATTTCAGATGCAGCTGCCCACGATGGACGTGCCCTATACCGTGCCCGACGTGACGCAGGCCCGCAATCTGGGCTTCGCGGCGTACTCCAAAACCGGCTACGGGCTGTACTTGCTGCGCCAGGAAATTTTGGGGCCGGAGCGCTTCGACTACGCCTTTCGCAGCTACATCCGGCGCTGGGCCTTTAAGCACCCGCAGCCGCGCGACTTCTTCCGCACTATGAACGAGGTGGCCGGCGAAGACCTGACGTGGTTCTACCACGAGTGGTTTTTTGAGAACTGGCTGCTCGACCAGGCCGTGCAGAGCGTGGCCTACGTGGGCCAGGACCCCACTAAGGGCGCGCTCATCACCATCGAAAATAAGGGCCAGGCGGCCATGCCCGTGACGGCCGAAATCACGGAAACCGGCGGCAAGAAAACCACCGTGCACCTGCCCGTCGAAATCTGGCAGCGCGGCGGCACCTGGACCTTCCGGGCCAACACCACTACCCCCCTCACGCAGGTAGTGCTCAACCCCACCAACATTCTGCCCGACGTGAACAAGGGCAATAATACCTGGCGGCCGGCGCGGGTCGCGGAGTAG
- a CDS encoding sensor histidine kinase, which translates to MNTRRQAGGQWGRGWLLILPLLLALAELGRSQAPPGRHLTIADGLTNNSVQCLAQDRQGFLWLGTQDGLSRYDGSSFRTFRADARRVGSLPSNFVRALAPDPRRGGLWVGTGTGLSYYDPRTEHFGPIMADSGQTYFVNALLLDARGCVWLGTEDGLWCYDPSRRRLRRFRPTAPGGAASAGRHAAVRALARDAAGTLWAGTGEGQLCRFDSVAQALRPEPRYLPPGSAPVSALASAPGGGLWVGTEGGALCYLPPAGPPRAWWRPWPGRPAVRGLWTDAQGTTWVGTAAELVSWAAGQCFTVRPARRLAGEVLALAPDRAGQLWVGSNAGVRCLDVRPSAFGRLPAGPAPGPVWAVAATPGALWLGTEQQGLLALNPRTGAVTERLRHQSDNPASLASDFVRCVLPDAAGGLWVGTQAQGLDYRPAGAVGFRHLRHAAARPGSLADDFVRCLYRDPLDGALWVGTEGGLCRLANAGRGEFTTYRREAGRPGGLPNNFVRCVLRDRAGRLWVGTGGGGLCRLDDPVAGRFTTFRASARDARSLPSNFVRALALDAAGRLWVGTEGGGLCRLDDAGAGRFTTFGEAQGFPNDVVYGLLPDSTTRTLWASTNRGLARLNPATGQLTTFDTRDGLPQDEYNAGAASAGPGGRLYFGGPEGVVGFRAAALLPPAPPPVLLTGLRRLNQPVALPDTAVGQRRLLRLSPRDYVFTLEFAALDLRRADRAPLLYQLEGFDPGWLAAGPRREATYTNLDPGRYTFRVRAMGAPAGAVLQVLVAPPWYRTGWFRALALGALALAGWLAYRLRVRQLLALEQVRHRIARDLHDDMGSTLSSISILSALARRHQLSQSPAQVTDLLNQIGDSSRRMLDAMDDIVWTINPAHDGLADVTARMRALASELLEVQGVALVFTADPAVAALRLPMESRREFFLFYKEALNNLAKYAHCHQATVNLTYTAGHLHLLVADDGVGFDPATAPLGGGHGLPNLRTRAAALRGHFTLATAPGQGTTVRLRVPL; encoded by the coding sequence ATGAACACGCGGCGGCAGGCGGGCGGGCAGTGGGGTAGGGGCTGGCTGCTTATCCTACCCCTGCTTTTGGCGCTGGCCGAACTCGGCCGGTCCCAAGCCCCGCCGGGGCGCCACCTCACCATCGCCGATGGCCTGACCAATAACTCCGTGCAGTGCCTGGCCCAGGACCGGCAGGGTTTTCTGTGGCTCGGCACCCAGGACGGCCTGAGCCGCTACGATGGCAGCAGCTTCCGCACGTTTCGGGCCGATGCGCGGCGCGTGGGCAGCCTACCCAGCAACTTCGTGCGGGCCCTGGCCCCCGACCCGCGGCGCGGCGGCCTGTGGGTGGGCACCGGCACTGGCCTCAGCTACTACGACCCGCGCACCGAGCACTTCGGACCCATCATGGCCGATTCGGGCCAGACCTACTTCGTGAACGCGCTGCTGCTGGATGCGCGCGGCTGCGTCTGGCTCGGCACCGAGGATGGCCTGTGGTGCTACGACCCTAGCCGCCGCCGGCTGCGCCGCTTTCGGCCCACCGCGCCGGGCGGGGCGGCCAGCGCGGGGCGGCACGCAGCCGTGCGCGCCCTGGCCCGCGACGCGGCCGGCACCCTCTGGGCCGGCACCGGCGAGGGCCAGCTTTGCCGCTTCGATTCGGTGGCGCAAGCGCTCCGGCCCGAGCCGCGCTACCTACCCCCCGGCTCCGCGCCGGTAAGTGCCCTGGCCAGTGCGCCCGGCGGCGGGCTGTGGGTGGGCACCGAAGGTGGGGCGCTCTGCTACCTGCCCCCGGCCGGCCCGCCGCGCGCCTGGTGGCGGCCCTGGCCCGGCCGCCCGGCCGTGCGCGGACTGTGGACCGATGCCCAGGGCACGACCTGGGTGGGTACCGCCGCGGAGCTGGTGTCGTGGGCGGCGGGCCAATGCTTCACCGTGCGCCCCGCGCGGCGGCTGGCCGGCGAGGTGCTGGCCCTGGCTCCCGACCGCGCCGGCCAGCTGTGGGTGGGTAGCAACGCGGGCGTGCGCTGCCTCGATGTGCGGCCCTCGGCCTTCGGGCGGCTACCGGCCGGGCCTGCCCCTGGGCCGGTGTGGGCGGTGGCGGCCACGCCAGGGGCGCTATGGCTCGGCACCGAGCAGCAGGGATTACTGGCCCTCAACCCCCGCACCGGGGCCGTGACTGAGCGCCTGCGCCACCAGTCCGACAACCCCGCCAGCCTCGCCAGCGACTTCGTGCGCTGCGTGCTGCCCGATGCGGCCGGCGGGCTGTGGGTGGGCACCCAGGCCCAGGGCCTCGACTACCGGCCGGCCGGGGCGGTGGGCTTCCGGCACCTTCGGCACGCGGCGGCCCGGCCCGGCTCGCTGGCCGACGACTTCGTGCGCTGCCTCTACCGCGACCCGCTTGACGGCGCGCTGTGGGTAGGCACCGAGGGCGGCCTATGCCGACTGGCTAACGCCGGGCGAGGCGAGTTTACCACCTACCGCCGCGAGGCCGGCCGGCCCGGCGGACTGCCCAACAACTTCGTGCGCTGCGTGCTGCGCGACCGGGCCGGCCGGCTGTGGGTAGGCACCGGTGGCGGCGGCCTCTGCCGGCTCGATGACCCGGTGGCTGGCCGTTTCACCACCTTTCGGGCCTCCGCCCGCGACGCGCGCAGCCTGCCCAGCAACTTCGTGCGGGCGCTGGCCCTCGACGCGGCGGGCCGGCTGTGGGTGGGCACCGAGGGCGGCGGCCTCTGCCGGCTCGATGACGCGGGGGCTGGTCGCTTCACCACCTTCGGCGAGGCGCAGGGCTTTCCCAATGACGTGGTGTATGGGCTGCTGCCCGACTCAACTACCCGCACGCTGTGGGCCAGCACCAACCGGGGCCTGGCCCGCCTCAACCCCGCCACCGGCCAGCTCACGACTTTCGATACCCGCGATGGCCTGCCCCAGGACGAGTATAACGCCGGGGCCGCCAGCGCTGGCCCCGGCGGCCGGCTCTACTTCGGCGGTCCCGAGGGGGTAGTGGGCTTTCGGGCCGCCGCGCTGCTACCCCCGGCCCCGCCGCCGGTGCTGCTCACCGGCCTGCGCCGCCTCAACCAGCCCGTGGCCCTGCCCGACACGGCCGTGGGCCAGCGCCGCCTGCTGCGCCTCTCGCCCCGCGACTACGTGTTCACCCTGGAGTTCGCGGCCCTCGACCTGCGCCGGGCCGACCGCGCCCCGCTGCTGTATCAGCTCGAAGGCTTCGACCCCGGCTGGCTGGCGGCCGGCCCGCGCCGCGAGGCCACCTACACCAACCTCGACCCCGGCCGCTACACGTTTCGGGTGCGGGCGATGGGCGCGCCGGCCGGGGCGGTGCTGCAAGTGCTGGTGGCCCCGCCCTGGTACCGCACCGGGTGGTTTCGGGCGCTGGCGCTGGGGGCGCTGGCGCTGGCCGGCTGGCTGGCCTACCGGCTGCGGGTGCGCCAGCTGCTAGCCCTGGAGCAGGTGCGCCACCGCATTGCCCGCGACCTGCACGACGATATGGGCTCCACGCTCAGCAGCATTTCCATCCTGAGCGCGCTGGCCCGGCGGCATCAGTTGAGCCAAAGTCCCGCCCAGGTCACCGACCTGCTCAACCAAATTGGGGACTCGTCGCGCCGGATGCTAGACGCGATGGACGATATCGTGTGGACCATCAACCCCGCCCACGACGGCCTGGCCGACGTCACGGCCCGGATGCGCGCCCTGGCCTCCGAGCTGCTCGAAGTGCAGGGCGTGGCCCTGGTCTTCACCGCCGACCCCGCCGTGGCCGCCCTGCGCCTGCCGATGGAAAGCCGCCGCGAGTTCTTTCTATTCTATAAAGAAGCGCTGAACAACCTGGCCAAGTACGCCCACTGCCACCAGGCAACCGTCAACCTCACCTACACCGCTGGCCACCTGCACCTGCTGGTGGCCGACGATGGCGTGGGCTTCGACCCCGCCACCGCGCCCCTGGGCGGCGGCCACGGCCTGCCCAACCTGCGCACCCGCGCCGCCGCCCTGCGCGGGCACTTTACCCTGGCCACGGCCCCCGGCCAGGGCACCACCGTGCGGCTGCGCGTGCCGCTGTAG
- a CDS encoding response regulator, whose product MPPLRLVLYEDNADLRTSLSQLLGTAPGLVLVGAFGSCQQAAADVRHLQPDAVLMDIDLPGCSGIEGLRLIKAAAPHVSVVMLTVFDDNERVFEAILAGADGYLLKKTPPARLLEAIEELREGGAPITPAVARQVLRLFARPGGLGWRRLAPAPAGPAALSPREREILGLLVEGYSYKMIAAHCFISLDTVRSHIKNIYEKLHVRSAPEAVSKALREGLN is encoded by the coding sequence ATGCCACCCCTGCGCCTGGTGCTCTACGAAGACAATGCTGACCTGCGGACCAGCCTGAGTCAGCTGCTGGGCACCGCGCCCGGTCTGGTGTTGGTGGGGGCCTTCGGCTCGTGCCAGCAGGCCGCCGCCGATGTGCGCCACCTCCAGCCCGATGCCGTGCTGATGGATATTGACTTGCCCGGCTGCTCGGGCATCGAGGGCCTGCGCCTGATAAAGGCCGCCGCCCCGCACGTGAGCGTGGTGATGCTCACGGTGTTTGATGATAATGAGCGGGTGTTCGAGGCCATTCTGGCCGGAGCCGATGGGTATTTGCTCAAGAAAACGCCGCCCGCCCGGCTGCTTGAGGCCATTGAGGAGCTGCGCGAGGGCGGGGCGCCCATCACGCCGGCGGTGGCCCGGCAGGTGCTGCGGCTGTTTGCGCGGCCGGGTGGCCTGGGGTGGCGGCGCCTCGCGCCGGCCCCGGCCGGGCCGGCCGCCCTCAGCCCCCGCGAGCGCGAAATCTTGGGCCTGCTGGTAGAAGGCTACAGCTACAAGATGATTGCCGCCCACTGCTTCATCAGCCTCGATACGGTGCGCTCGCACATCAAAAACATCTACGAAAAGCTGCACGTGCGCTCGGCCCCCGAGGCCGTGAGCAAGGCCCTGCGCGAGGGCCTGAACTGA